Proteins encoded by one window of uncultured Draconibacterium sp.:
- a CDS encoding aromatic aminobenezylarsenical efflux permease ArsG family transporter, which produces MEVLQTIFENSEIPILSAFMLGLMTAISPCPLATNITAIGYISKDITSQRRVFYNGLVYTLGRAFSYTAIGLLFFLGASQFEFSSFFQTWGEKILGPLLIIIGLFMLGVLKLTIPGVGSLTEKMQNRSNSGFWGVLLLGIVFALAFCPYSGVLYFGILIPMTISSASGLYLPIVFAVATGIPVIIFAWLIAFSVGSIGNLYNKMKTFEIWFRRVIAVLFIGVGIYYIMNLFILPRLH; this is translated from the coding sequence AGGTATTACAAACAATTTTTGAGAACTCAGAAATTCCGATATTGTCGGCATTTATGCTGGGGCTTATGACTGCCATAAGCCCTTGCCCGCTGGCAACCAACATAACGGCAATCGGCTACATCAGTAAAGATATTACCAGCCAGAGAAGGGTGTTTTATAATGGCTTGGTTTATACTTTGGGACGTGCCTTTTCGTATACCGCCATTGGTTTGCTGTTCTTTTTGGGTGCCAGTCAATTCGAGTTCTCCTCTTTTTTTCAAACCTGGGGCGAAAAAATTTTAGGTCCGCTACTCATAATAATCGGCCTTTTTATGCTTGGTGTTCTGAAGTTAACCATTCCGGGAGTTGGTTCATTAACTGAAAAAATGCAAAACCGTTCGAACAGCGGATTCTGGGGCGTATTGTTGCTGGGAATTGTATTTGCACTGGCCTTCTGTCCGTACAGCGGAGTGCTCTATTTCGGAATACTCATTCCGATGACCATAAGCAGCGCCAGCGGCTTGTATCTGCCAATCGTTTTTGCGGTGGCTACAGGTATTCCTGTAATCATTTTTGCATGGCTAATTGCCTTTAGCGTTGGTTCTATCGGTAATCTGTATAACAAAATGAAAACCTTTGAAATCTGGTTTCGCCGTGTAATTGCCGTACTATTTATAGGTGTGGGAATTTATTACATAATGAACTTGTTTATTTTGCCAAGATTACACTAA
- a CDS encoding permease, whose translation MIEKVIYLNRKTNGWLFPLFMLPVWLLLYMNLQNIADLIIDDLAGMTAGKHLTETLRFFIFEVPKVMLLLVLIIFGVGIIRSYFSTEKTRKMLQGKSLFTGNVMSALLGIVTPFCSCSAIPLFLGFVEAGIPIGVTFSFLIAAPMVNEVALVLLVGLFGWKVALIYVATGLTIAILSGWLIGKLKMEKYVADWVYSVKANAEGVEEEKLSFSDRIQKGFDSVREIVGKIWIYIIIGIAVGAGAHGYVPEDFLSSLLGKENWYGVPLAILMGVPMYSNAAGIIPIVSVLIEKGVSLGTALAFMMSVIALSLPEIIILKKVLKWQLIAAFVGIVATGIVIVGFIFNYVM comes from the coding sequence ATGATAGAGAAAGTGATTTATTTAAACAGAAAAACAAACGGATGGTTATTTCCGCTTTTTATGTTGCCCGTTTGGCTATTGCTGTACATGAATCTGCAAAATATTGCCGATTTAATAATCGACGATTTAGCGGGGATGACGGCCGGAAAACATTTAACTGAAACGCTGCGTTTTTTTATTTTCGAAGTACCAAAAGTAATGCTGCTATTGGTGCTTATTATTTTCGGCGTTGGCATTATTCGTAGTTATTTTTCCACTGAGAAGACCCGGAAAATGCTGCAGGGAAAATCCCTGTTTACCGGAAATGTAATGTCGGCTTTGTTAGGTATTGTAACTCCTTTTTGCTCGTGCTCGGCAATTCCGCTGTTTTTGGGTTTTGTTGAAGCAGGCATTCCAATTGGAGTTACCTTTTCGTTTTTAATAGCAGCGCCAATGGTAAACGAGGTTGCTCTTGTTTTGCTCGTTGGTTTGTTTGGCTGGAAAGTGGCGCTAATTTATGTAGCCACCGGTTTAACGATTGCCATTCTTTCGGGTTGGCTGATCGGAAAACTAAAAATGGAGAAATATGTAGCCGACTGGGTTTACAGCGTAAAAGCGAATGCAGAGGGCGTTGAAGAAGAAAAACTTTCGTTTAGCGACCGTATTCAAAAAGGATTTGATTCTGTTCGCGAAATTGTTGGCAAAATCTGGATCTATATTATTATAGGTATTGCCGTTGGCGCAGGAGCGCATGGTTATGTACCTGAGGACTTTTTAAGCTCGTTGCTTGGAAAGGAAAACTGGTACGGGGTGCCGCTGGCCATTTTAATGGGTGTTCCTATGTATTCCAATGCTGCGGGCATTATTCCTATTGTAAGTGTACTCATCGAAAAAGGAGTGTCGCTTGGAACGGCACTGGCATTTATGATGTCGGTAATTGCCTTGTCACTCCCCGAAATCATCATCCTGAAAAAGGTATTAAAGTGGCAACTAATTGCGGCGTTTGTGGGCATTGTTGCTACCGGAATTGTAATCGTAGGTTTCATTTTTAACTATGTGATGTAA
- a CDS encoding NAD(P)-binding domain-containing protein, whose amino-acid sequence MKTKTIGFIGGGRITKIFLQAFQNKKVAFENVKVFEPNSETLSALKDLFPEIEAAESAQDAAKQELVVLAVHPPVMAETLAAIKDVVTEDTRVLSLAPKVTIEKIAGALGSSKVVRMIPNATSFINKGYNPVAFHAETDKKAKKSFMKLVKALGKNFEVAENKLEGYAIVSAMLPTYFWFQWEEMLKVAEATGLEEKEAKKTVEATLKKSLSIFFKSGMSADEVKDLIPVKPIGEAEEQIKEIYETKLLGLYEKIKA is encoded by the coding sequence ATGAAAACAAAAACCATTGGATTTATTGGTGGCGGAAGGATCACAAAGATCTTTCTGCAGGCATTTCAAAACAAAAAGGTTGCTTTTGAGAACGTAAAAGTATTCGAACCAAACAGCGAAACGCTGAGTGCTCTTAAAGATTTATTTCCTGAGATTGAAGCTGCCGAGTCAGCACAAGATGCCGCAAAACAAGAACTTGTAGTTTTGGCTGTTCATCCGCCTGTTATGGCCGAAACGCTGGCTGCTATAAAAGATGTTGTTACAGAAGATACACGGGTGCTTTCGCTGGCACCAAAAGTAACCATCGAAAAGATTGCCGGCGCTTTGGGCTCTTCAAAAGTTGTTCGAATGATTCCTAATGCGACTTCCTTTATAAACAAAGGATATAACCCGGTAGCTTTTCACGCTGAAACAGACAAAAAGGCCAAAAAGAGCTTTATGAAACTGGTGAAAGCTTTGGGCAAAAACTTCGAGGTGGCAGAGAATAAACTGGAAGGATACGCCATTGTTTCAGCAATGTTGCCAACGTATTTCTGGTTCCAGTGGGAAGAAATGCTTAAAGTTGCAGAAGCTACCGGTTTGGAAGAAAAAGAAGCTAAAAAGACAGTGGAAGCTACCTTGAAAAAATCGCTTTCTATTTTCTTTAAATCAGGCATGTCGGCCGATGAGGTAAAAGACCTGATTCCGGTAAAACCAATTGGTGAGGCTGAAGAGCAAATCAAAGAGATTTACGAGACAAAGTTGCTGGGTTTGTACGAAAAGATTAAGGCCTAA
- a CDS encoding magnesium transporter CorA family protein, which produces MLKIFKTFGGYVEIDQPESGCWINVTKPTAEEIELLTEGFKMPKDIVRDILDADERSRIEYDDDWSLIIIRIPVPDKDNGVPYFTVPLGIFMTESFTITLCQVENEVLPYDSPSLYRDNYRPVKDVLNFALKLFLRTANTYLSYLKYINQQTAIIEQDLEKSIRNKELNRLLKMEKCLVYFITSIKANELVLAKLNNANKRTISEINEDLLEDAIIENKQALDMAQIYSDIQSGMMDAFASVISNNLNVVMKQLASISIILMIPTLVASFYGMNIPNNLETNHWAFFLILGISVILASIGILIFRKREWF; this is translated from the coding sequence ATGTTGAAAATTTTCAAAACCTTTGGCGGTTATGTTGAAATCGATCAGCCGGAAAGCGGTTGCTGGATTAATGTAACAAAACCTACTGCCGAAGAAATCGAATTGCTTACAGAAGGCTTTAAAATGCCAAAAGATATTGTCCGGGACATTCTTGATGCCGACGAACGTTCGAGGATCGAATATGATGATGATTGGTCGCTAATTATTATTCGTATTCCGGTGCCAGACAAGGATAACGGCGTTCCGTATTTCACAGTACCGCTCGGAATCTTTATGACTGAAAGTTTCACTATAACATTGTGTCAGGTTGAAAATGAAGTACTGCCTTATGACAGTCCATCGCTTTACCGCGATAACTATCGACCGGTAAAAGACGTGCTGAATTTTGCCCTGAAACTGTTCTTGCGCACCGCAAATACTTATTTGAGTTATCTGAAATACATTAATCAGCAAACTGCAATAATTGAGCAGGATCTGGAAAAATCGATTCGGAATAAGGAATTGAACCGATTGTTGAAAATGGAAAAGTGTCTTGTGTATTTTATAACTTCCATAAAAGCCAATGAGTTGGTTTTGGCGAAGCTAAACAATGCAAATAAACGCACGATAAGCGAAATTAATGAAGACTTGCTTGAAGATGCCATTATCGAAAACAAACAGGCGCTGGATATGGCACAAATTTATTCTGATATTCAAAGTGGAATGATGGATGCGTTTGCATCGGTTATTTCAAACAACCTGAATGTGGTAATGAAACAGCTGGCTTCTATCTCTATCATTTTAATGATTCCGACACTTGTAGCCAGTTTTTACGGGATGAATATTCCAAATAACCTGGAAACCAATCATTGGGCATTTTTT